A genome region from Carassius carassius chromosome 23, fCarCar2.1, whole genome shotgun sequence includes the following:
- the mapk12a gene encoding mitogen-activated protein kinase 12 — MSARSRPGYYRQEVNKAVWEVPERYRDLKQVGSGAYGTVCYALDRRTGAKVAIKKLHRPFQSDLFAKRAYRELRLLKHMKHDNVIGLLDVFTADLSLDRFHDFYLVMPFMGTDLGKLMKMERLSEDRVQYLVYQMLRGLKYIHAAGIIHRDLKPGNLAINEECELKILDFGLARQADSEMTGYVVTRWYRAPEVILSWMHYTQTVDIWSVGCIMAEMLLGKPLFKGNDHLDQLMEIMKITGTPTKEFTAKLQSEDARHYIAKLPKLRKRDLRTLLPNVNPQAIHVLDSMLLLDPESRITAAEGLALPFFSEFREPEEETEAPPYDHSLDEAEQSVEQWKKLTFTEILTFHPAPVVAESKETAL; from the exons ATGTCAGCCCGATCAAGACCTGGCTATTATCGCCAGGAGGTGAATAAAGCTGTTTGGGAGGTTCCGGAGAGATACAGAGATCTGAAACAGGTGGGGTCGGGGGCATATGGTACAGTATG CTATGCACTTGACCGGAGGACAGGGGCAAAGGTGGCCATCAAGAAACTCCATCGTCCCTTCCAGTCTGACCTGTTTGCCAAAAGAGCTTATCGGGAGCTCAGGCTACTCAAACACATGAAACATGATAAT GTTATTGGACTCCTGGATGTTTTCACTGCAGACCTTTCTCTAGACAGATTCCATGACTT TTACTTGGTCATGCCTTTCATGGGTACTGATCTAGGAAAGTTAATGAAAATGGAGAGACTGTCAGAGGACAGGGTCCAGTATCTGGTCTACCAGATGTTGAGAGGACTTAAA TATATCCATGCTGCTGGAATCATACACAGG GATCTCAAACCGGGCAATCTGGCAATAAATGAGGAGTGTGAGCTTAAG ATCCTGGATTTTGGTCTAGCACGACAAGCAGACAGTGAAATGACGGGTTATGTTGTGACACGTTGGTACAGAGCACCTGAGGTCATTCTTAGCTGGATGCATTACACTCAGACTG TGGACATCTGGTCAGTCGGATGCATCATGGCAGAGATGCTGCTAGGGAAACCACTGTTCAAAGGAAATGACC ACCTGGATCAGCTGATGGAGATCATGAAGATTACAGGGACGCCCACAAAAGAGTTCACGGCCAAACTACAGTCTGAAGAT GCTAGACACTACATAGCAAAGTTACCAAAACTTAGAAAGAGAGATCTTCGGACATTGTTACCAAATGTTAACCCACAAG CAATTCATGTGTTAGACAGCATGCTGCTCCTGGACCCTGAAAGTAGAATAACAGCGGCAGAGGGACTGGCTCTTCCTTTCTTCTCTGAGTTTCGTGAACCAGAGGAGGAGACTGAGGCCCCACCATATGATCATTCTCTGGATGAGGCAGAGCAGTCAGTGGAGCAGTGGAAAA AACTCACCTTCACTGAAATTCTGACCTTCCATCCAGCACCAGTGGTGGCAGAATCTAAAGAGACGGCTCTCTGA
- the selenoo1 gene encoding selenoprotein O1 isoform X2, which yields MRLARLYISCSGAILRRSLSHVGMDDMGISTSRSCLEGLEFDNVALKKLPLDPCTEPGVRQVRGACFSRVRPTPLENPKFVAVSGPALALLGLDADEVLKDPLGPEYLSGSKVMPGSEPAAHCYCGHQFGQFAGQLGDGAACYLGEVKAPVDQSPELLHENPTGRWEIQVKGAGLTPYSRQADGRKVLRSSIREFLCSEAVFALGVPTTRAGSVVTSDSRVMRDIYYDGKPRMERCSVVLRIAPSFIRFGSFEIFKRADEFTGRQGPSYGHDEIRTQMLDYVIETFYPEIHQNYSDRIERNTAFFREVTLRTARLVTQWQCVGFCHGVLNTDNMSILGLTLDYGPFGFMDRFDPDFICNASDTSGRYSYQAQPAICRWNLARLAEALAPDLPPDRAEQVLDEYMPLYNGFYLSNMRKKLGLLRMEEPEDEMLITELMQTMHNTGADFTNTFRSLSQISCPTQQEGEDESEVIKQAAELLLQQCASLEELKAANRPTMDPRELAMLLSMAQSNPALFQMISDRKTVARQLERLSRLKELMDTTAEQLRAKQTEDWSSWIKKYRQRLARECESGVDETDLQKERVNVMNNNNPYMVLRNYIAQNAIEAAENGDFSEVQRVLKVLEKPFSVQEGLEKPVWLGRGVVDSDERDETGAEGNTSGAEARVLVPYDSKPPMWANEICVT from the exons ATGCGTTTAGCACGTCTTTATATCTCATGCTCCGGTGCTATTTTGCGTAGATCTCTATCACATGTGGGGATGGACGACATGGGGATAAGCACAAGCCGCTCTTGCCTTGAGGGACTGGAGTTTGACAATGTTGCTCTTAAAAAGCTTCCACTGGACCCTTGCACCGAACCAGGGGTCCGACAGGTCCGGGGGGCCTGCTTCTCTAGAGTCCGACCCACCCCTCTGGAGAACCCAAAGTTTGTGGCAGTTTCAGGTCCAGCTCTGGCACTGCTGGGTCTTGATGCTGATGAGGTTCTGAAGGATCCACTGGGCCCAGAGTATCTCAGTGGATCTAAAGTGATGCCAGGATCAGAGCCTGCTGCCCATTGCTACTGCGGACATCAGTTTGGACAGTTTGCAGGACAGCTTGGGGACGGAGCTGCATGTTATCTGGGAGAAGTGAAAGCCCCTGTGGATCAGAGCCCAGAGTTACTGCATGAGAATCCCACTGGACGCTGGGAGATCCAGGTGAAGGGTGCTGGACTGACACCATACTCTAG gcaGGCAGATGGGAGAAAGGTTTTGCGCTCCAGCATACGGGAGTTCCTGTGCAGCGAGGCAGTTTTTGCCTTGGGTGTCCCGACCACAAGAGCTGGATCAGTAGTGACATCAGATTCACGAGTCATGAGGGATATCTACTATGATGGCAAGCCACGCATGGAAAGATGCTCTGTGGTCTTGCGCATTGCTCCCAGCTTTATTAG GTTTGGATCATTTGAGATCTTCAAACGAGCTGATGAGTTCACTGGCCGCCAAGGTCCCAGCTATGGCCACGATGAGATCAGAACCCAGATGCTGGATTATGTCATTGAGACATTCTACCCAGAGATCCACCAGAATTACTCAGACCGCATTGAAAGGAATACTGCTTTCTTCAGAGAG GTGACTTTACGAACAGCGAGGCTGGTGACTCAGTGGCAGTGTGTGGGTTTCTGTCATGGAGTCCTCAATACTGATAACATGAGCATCCTGGGCCTGACTTTGGACTATGGGCCTTTCGGATTCATGGATCG TTTTGACCCAGATTTTATCTGTAATGCCTCCGATACTTCAGGGCGGTATTCTTACCAAGCCCAGCCGGCCATCTGCCGCTGGAATTTAGCTCGGCTTGCTGAAGCCCTGGCACCTGATCTACCTCCAGACCGGGCTGAACAGGTGCTGGATGAGTATATGCCTCTTTACAATGGCTTCTATCTGAGCAACATGAGGAAAAAACTGGGTCTGCTGAGGATGGAGGAACCAGAGGACGAGATGCTTATCACAGAACTTATGCAGACCATGCATAACACTG GCGCAGATTTCACCAACACTTTCCGCAGCTTGAGTCAGATTTCCTGCCCAACACAGCAGGAGGGGGAAGATGAAAGTGAGGTTATAAAACAAGCCGCAGAGCTTCTCCTGCAGCAGTGTGCCTCTCTAGAGGAGCTCAAAGCTGCAAACAGACCCACCATGGATCCACG GGAACTTGCAATGCTGCTGTCCATGGCTCAGAGTAACCCTGCACTGTTCCAGATGATTTCGGACCGGAAGACAGTCGCCCGGCAGCTGGAAAGGCTCTCAAGATTGAAGGAGCTGATGGACACCACTGCAGAGCAACTAAGGGCCAAACAGACAGAAGACTGGTCCAGCTGGATCAAAAAATACAG GCAGCGGCTTGCTCGTGAGTGTGAGTCAGGGGTTGATGAGACCGATCTGCAGAAGGAGAGAGTAAATGTTATGAACAACAACAACCCATACATGGTACTCAGAAACTACATCGCCCAGAATGCAATAGAGGCAGCTGAAAATGGTGACTTCTCAGAG GTCCAGAGAGTTCTGAAAGTGTTGGAAAAGCCGTTCTCTGTGCAGGAAGGTCTTGAAAAGCCAGTCTGGTTGGGAAGAGGAGTGGTGGATTCAGATGAAAGAGATGAGACCGGAGCAGAAGGGAATACTTCAGGAGCAGAGGCTCGAGTACTTGTCCCATATGACAGCAAGCCCCCAATGTGGGCCAATGAGATCTGTGTCACCTGA
- the selenoo1 gene encoding selenoprotein O1 isoform X3 — protein MDDMGISTSRSCLEGLEFDNVALKKLPLDPCTEPGVRQVRGACFSRVRPTPLENPKFVAVSGPALALLGLDADEVLKDPLGPEYLSGSKVMPGSEPAAHCYCGHQFGQFAGQLGDGAACYLGEVKAPVDQSPELLHENPTGRWEIQVKGAGLTPYSRQADGRKVLRSSIREFLCSEAVFALGVPTTRAGSVVTSDSRVMRDIYYDGKPRMERCSVVLRIAPSFIRFGSFEIFKRADEFTGRQGPSYGHDEIRTQMLDYVIETFYPEIHQNYSDRIERNTAFFREVTLRTARLVTQWQCVGFCHGVLNTDNMSILGLTLDYGPFGFMDRFDPDFICNASDTSGRYSYQAQPAICRWNLARLAEALAPDLPPDRAEQVLDEYMPLYNGFYLSNMRKKLGLLRMEEPEDEMLITELMQTMHNTGADFTNTFRSLSQISCPTQQEGEDESEVIKQAAELLLQQCASLEELKAANRPTMDPRELAMLLSMAQSNPALFQMISDRKTVARQLERLSRLKELMDTTAEQLRAKQTEDWSSWIKKYRQRLARECESGVDETDLQKERVNVMNNNNPYMVLRNYIAQNAIEAAENGDFSEVQRVLKVLEKPFSVQEGLEKPVWLGRGVVDSDERDETGAEGNTSGAEARVLVPYDSKPPMWANEICVTUSS, from the exons ATGGACGACATGGGGATAAGCACAAGCCGCTCTTGCCTTGAGGGACTGGAGTTTGACAATGTTGCTCTTAAAAAGCTTCCACTGGACCCTTGCACCGAACCAGGGGTCCGACAGGTCCGGGGGGCCTGCTTCTCTAGAGTCCGACCCACCCCTCTGGAGAACCCAAAGTTTGTGGCAGTTTCAGGTCCAGCTCTGGCACTGCTGGGTCTTGATGCTGATGAGGTTCTGAAGGATCCACTGGGCCCAGAGTATCTCAGTGGATCTAAAGTGATGCCAGGATCAGAGCCTGCTGCCCATTGCTACTGCGGACATCAGTTTGGACAGTTTGCAGGACAGCTTGGGGACGGAGCTGCATGTTATCTGGGAGAAGTGAAAGCCCCTGTGGATCAGAGCCCAGAGTTACTGCATGAGAATCCCACTGGACGCTGGGAGATCCAGGTGAAGGGTGCTGGACTGACACCATACTCTAG gcaGGCAGATGGGAGAAAGGTTTTGCGCTCCAGCATACGGGAGTTCCTGTGCAGCGAGGCAGTTTTTGCCTTGGGTGTCCCGACCACAAGAGCTGGATCAGTAGTGACATCAGATTCACGAGTCATGAGGGATATCTACTATGATGGCAAGCCACGCATGGAAAGATGCTCTGTGGTCTTGCGCATTGCTCCCAGCTTTATTAG GTTTGGATCATTTGAGATCTTCAAACGAGCTGATGAGTTCACTGGCCGCCAAGGTCCCAGCTATGGCCACGATGAGATCAGAACCCAGATGCTGGATTATGTCATTGAGACATTCTACCCAGAGATCCACCAGAATTACTCAGACCGCATTGAAAGGAATACTGCTTTCTTCAGAGAG GTGACTTTACGAACAGCGAGGCTGGTGACTCAGTGGCAGTGTGTGGGTTTCTGTCATGGAGTCCTCAATACTGATAACATGAGCATCCTGGGCCTGACTTTGGACTATGGGCCTTTCGGATTCATGGATCG TTTTGACCCAGATTTTATCTGTAATGCCTCCGATACTTCAGGGCGGTATTCTTACCAAGCCCAGCCGGCCATCTGCCGCTGGAATTTAGCTCGGCTTGCTGAAGCCCTGGCACCTGATCTACCTCCAGACCGGGCTGAACAGGTGCTGGATGAGTATATGCCTCTTTACAATGGCTTCTATCTGAGCAACATGAGGAAAAAACTGGGTCTGCTGAGGATGGAGGAACCAGAGGACGAGATGCTTATCACAGAACTTATGCAGACCATGCATAACACTG GCGCAGATTTCACCAACACTTTCCGCAGCTTGAGTCAGATTTCCTGCCCAACACAGCAGGAGGGGGAAGATGAAAGTGAGGTTATAAAACAAGCCGCAGAGCTTCTCCTGCAGCAGTGTGCCTCTCTAGAGGAGCTCAAAGCTGCAAACAGACCCACCATGGATCCACG GGAACTTGCAATGCTGCTGTCCATGGCTCAGAGTAACCCTGCACTGTTCCAGATGATTTCGGACCGGAAGACAGTCGCCCGGCAGCTGGAAAGGCTCTCAAGATTGAAGGAGCTGATGGACACCACTGCAGAGCAACTAAGGGCCAAACAGACAGAAGACTGGTCCAGCTGGATCAAAAAATACAG GCAGCGGCTTGCTCGTGAGTGTGAGTCAGGGGTTGATGAGACCGATCTGCAGAAGGAGAGAGTAAATGTTATGAACAACAACAACCCATACATGGTACTCAGAAACTACATCGCCCAGAATGCAATAGAGGCAGCTGAAAATGGTGACTTCTCAGAG GTCCAGAGAGTTCTGAAAGTGTTGGAAAAGCCGTTCTCTGTGCAGGAAGGTCTTGAAAAGCCAGTCTGGTTGGGAAGAGGAGTGGTGGATTCAGATGAAAGAGATGAGACCGGAGCAGAAGGGAATACTTCAGGAGCAGAGGCTCGAGTACTTGTCCCATATGACAGCAAGCCCCCAATGTGGGCCAATGAGATCTGTGTCACCTGATCATCATAA
- the selenoo1 gene encoding selenoprotein O1 isoform X1 translates to MRLARLYISCSGAILRRSLSHVGMDDMGISTSRSCLEGLEFDNVALKKLPLDPCTEPGVRQVRGACFSRVRPTPLENPKFVAVSGPALALLGLDADEVLKDPLGPEYLSGSKVMPGSEPAAHCYCGHQFGQFAGQLGDGAACYLGEVKAPVDQSPELLHENPTGRWEIQVKGAGLTPYSRQADGRKVLRSSIREFLCSEAVFALGVPTTRAGSVVTSDSRVMRDIYYDGKPRMERCSVVLRIAPSFIRFGSFEIFKRADEFTGRQGPSYGHDEIRTQMLDYVIETFYPEIHQNYSDRIERNTAFFREVTLRTARLVTQWQCVGFCHGVLNTDNMSILGLTLDYGPFGFMDRFDPDFICNASDTSGRYSYQAQPAICRWNLARLAEALAPDLPPDRAEQVLDEYMPLYNGFYLSNMRKKLGLLRMEEPEDEMLITELMQTMHNTGADFTNTFRSLSQISCPTQQEGEDESEVIKQAAELLLQQCASLEELKAANRPTMDPRELAMLLSMAQSNPALFQMISDRKTVARQLERLSRLKELMDTTAEQLRAKQTEDWSSWIKKYRQRLARECESGVDETDLQKERVNVMNNNNPYMVLRNYIAQNAIEAAENGDFSEVQRVLKVLEKPFSVQEGLEKPVWLGRGVVDSDERDETGAEGNTSGAEARVLVPYDSKPPMWANEICVTUSS, encoded by the exons ATGCGTTTAGCACGTCTTTATATCTCATGCTCCGGTGCTATTTTGCGTAGATCTCTATCACATGTGGGGATGGACGACATGGGGATAAGCACAAGCCGCTCTTGCCTTGAGGGACTGGAGTTTGACAATGTTGCTCTTAAAAAGCTTCCACTGGACCCTTGCACCGAACCAGGGGTCCGACAGGTCCGGGGGGCCTGCTTCTCTAGAGTCCGACCCACCCCTCTGGAGAACCCAAAGTTTGTGGCAGTTTCAGGTCCAGCTCTGGCACTGCTGGGTCTTGATGCTGATGAGGTTCTGAAGGATCCACTGGGCCCAGAGTATCTCAGTGGATCTAAAGTGATGCCAGGATCAGAGCCTGCTGCCCATTGCTACTGCGGACATCAGTTTGGACAGTTTGCAGGACAGCTTGGGGACGGAGCTGCATGTTATCTGGGAGAAGTGAAAGCCCCTGTGGATCAGAGCCCAGAGTTACTGCATGAGAATCCCACTGGACGCTGGGAGATCCAGGTGAAGGGTGCTGGACTGACACCATACTCTAG gcaGGCAGATGGGAGAAAGGTTTTGCGCTCCAGCATACGGGAGTTCCTGTGCAGCGAGGCAGTTTTTGCCTTGGGTGTCCCGACCACAAGAGCTGGATCAGTAGTGACATCAGATTCACGAGTCATGAGGGATATCTACTATGATGGCAAGCCACGCATGGAAAGATGCTCTGTGGTCTTGCGCATTGCTCCCAGCTTTATTAG GTTTGGATCATTTGAGATCTTCAAACGAGCTGATGAGTTCACTGGCCGCCAAGGTCCCAGCTATGGCCACGATGAGATCAGAACCCAGATGCTGGATTATGTCATTGAGACATTCTACCCAGAGATCCACCAGAATTACTCAGACCGCATTGAAAGGAATACTGCTTTCTTCAGAGAG GTGACTTTACGAACAGCGAGGCTGGTGACTCAGTGGCAGTGTGTGGGTTTCTGTCATGGAGTCCTCAATACTGATAACATGAGCATCCTGGGCCTGACTTTGGACTATGGGCCTTTCGGATTCATGGATCG TTTTGACCCAGATTTTATCTGTAATGCCTCCGATACTTCAGGGCGGTATTCTTACCAAGCCCAGCCGGCCATCTGCCGCTGGAATTTAGCTCGGCTTGCTGAAGCCCTGGCACCTGATCTACCTCCAGACCGGGCTGAACAGGTGCTGGATGAGTATATGCCTCTTTACAATGGCTTCTATCTGAGCAACATGAGGAAAAAACTGGGTCTGCTGAGGATGGAGGAACCAGAGGACGAGATGCTTATCACAGAACTTATGCAGACCATGCATAACACTG GCGCAGATTTCACCAACACTTTCCGCAGCTTGAGTCAGATTTCCTGCCCAACACAGCAGGAGGGGGAAGATGAAAGTGAGGTTATAAAACAAGCCGCAGAGCTTCTCCTGCAGCAGTGTGCCTCTCTAGAGGAGCTCAAAGCTGCAAACAGACCCACCATGGATCCACG GGAACTTGCAATGCTGCTGTCCATGGCTCAGAGTAACCCTGCACTGTTCCAGATGATTTCGGACCGGAAGACAGTCGCCCGGCAGCTGGAAAGGCTCTCAAGATTGAAGGAGCTGATGGACACCACTGCAGAGCAACTAAGGGCCAAACAGACAGAAGACTGGTCCAGCTGGATCAAAAAATACAG GCAGCGGCTTGCTCGTGAGTGTGAGTCAGGGGTTGATGAGACCGATCTGCAGAAGGAGAGAGTAAATGTTATGAACAACAACAACCCATACATGGTACTCAGAAACTACATCGCCCAGAATGCAATAGAGGCAGCTGAAAATGGTGACTTCTCAGAG GTCCAGAGAGTTCTGAAAGTGTTGGAAAAGCCGTTCTCTGTGCAGGAAGGTCTTGAAAAGCCAGTCTGGTTGGGAAGAGGAGTGGTGGATTCAGATGAAAGAGATGAGACCGGAGCAGAAGGGAATACTTCAGGAGCAGAGGCTCGAGTACTTGTCCCATATGACAGCAAGCCCCCAATGTGGGCCAATGAGATCTGTGTCACCTGATCATCATAA